The following coding sequences are from one Thiohalospira halophila DSM 15071 window:
- a CDS encoding HPP family protein, protein MSQPARNPLRRLIGPGTTRLGPAEIAVSLAGALVGIAAVHAVSTAILGPEAALFMVASMGAAAVLLFGVPHGALSQPWPAIGGQVISAAVGVTAATWIPDPALAAGVAVGGAIAAMQIARCIHPPGGATALIAVIGGAEVHALGYGYIVAPVLLNTLILFTIAVAANYPFVWRRYPIGLAPPAQDPPAAPLGHNDLTEAVRDLHVVVDITPDELDALARRAVARAAEDEGGTLPVGRRRVEAEAGEGLTIRKRHGEGEEAGGRVTLNVVEGDDGGDSRS, encoded by the coding sequence ATGAGCCAGCCAGCCCGCAACCCTCTGCGCCGCCTCATCGGCCCGGGCACCACGCGCCTGGGGCCGGCGGAGATCGCCGTCTCCCTGGCCGGTGCCCTGGTGGGCATCGCCGCGGTCCACGCCGTGAGCACCGCCATCCTGGGGCCGGAGGCGGCCCTGTTCATGGTGGCCTCCATGGGCGCGGCGGCGGTGCTCCTCTTCGGCGTGCCCCACGGCGCGCTCTCCCAGCCCTGGCCGGCCATCGGCGGCCAGGTGATCTCGGCGGCGGTGGGGGTGACCGCCGCCACCTGGATCCCGGACCCGGCGCTGGCGGCCGGGGTGGCCGTGGGCGGGGCCATCGCCGCCATGCAGATCGCCCGCTGCATCCACCCGCCCGGCGGGGCGACGGCGCTCATCGCCGTCATCGGCGGGGCAGAGGTCCACGCCCTGGGCTACGGCTACATCGTGGCCCCGGTGCTGCTGAACACCCTCATCCTCTTCACCATCGCCGTCGCCGCCAACTACCCCTTCGTCTGGCGCCGCTACCCCATCGGGCTGGCGCCGCCGGCCCAGGACCCGCCAGCGGCCCCCCTGGGCCATAACGACCTGACCGAGGCGGTGCGCGATCTCCACGTGGTGGTGGACATTACCCCGGACGAGCTGGATGCCCTGGCCCGCCGCGCGGTGGCCCGGGCCGCCGAGGACGAGGGAGGGACGCTGCCGGTGGGTCGCCGCCGGGTGGAGGCCGAGGCCGGCGAGGGCCTGACCATCCGCAAGCGCCACGGCGAGGGCGAGGAGGCCGGCGGCCGGGTGACCCTGAACGTCGTCGAGGGCGACGACGGCGGTGACAGCCGGTCCTGA
- a CDS encoding NnrS family protein: MTRIKSFAAIQVETDLMSNPLPVLFALGFRPFFLLALLQAVVAMGVWAWLLHRDPGLLAGFPGGATGWHAREMVFGYAPAMVAGFLLTAVRNWTGRETATGWPLAALAGLWLVGRLTAALDGWGLMVSGVADLAFLIGLVITLARPVIAAGQLRQQSGVLAKVALIGASHGLWLTGALGGMPALQQAGLVSGLLLVIALMLVVVQRVLVFFSRRALGSDYEPADHPRLDRALLALMVVYWVLAILSLRGEATAVAAGALALLHALRWGRWFRPGILAHPLLAVLYAGYAWIIAGLALHAAGIALGWPLSPALHAFGAGAIATMTAGMMVRVTLGHTGRDVLAPPRWPALAFGLVGLAALVRVVAPLATPELWVPAMATAQALWLAAFGLLLAGLAPMLLRPRVDGAPG, translated from the coding sequence TTGACTCGTATCAAGTCCTTCGCCGCCATCCAGGTAGAGACTGACCTCATGTCGAACCCACTCCCCGTCCTGTTCGCCCTGGGCTTTCGCCCCTTCTTCCTCCTGGCGCTGCTCCAAGCCGTGGTCGCCATGGGCGTCTGGGCGTGGCTGCTCCACCGCGACCCCGGTCTGCTGGCCGGCTTCCCCGGCGGGGCCACCGGCTGGCACGCGCGGGAGATGGTCTTCGGGTACGCCCCGGCGATGGTGGCCGGCTTCCTGCTCACGGCGGTGCGCAACTGGACCGGCCGGGAGACGGCCACGGGGTGGCCGCTGGCGGCCCTGGCCGGGCTGTGGCTGGTGGGCCGCCTGACCGCCGCGCTGGATGGGTGGGGCCTGATGGTCTCGGGCGTGGCCGATCTGGCCTTCCTGATCGGGTTGGTAATCACCCTCGCCCGGCCGGTGATCGCGGCCGGCCAGCTCCGGCAACAGAGCGGCGTCCTGGCCAAGGTGGCGCTGATTGGGGCCAGCCATGGCCTCTGGCTGACCGGGGCGCTGGGCGGGATGCCGGCCCTGCAGCAGGCCGGGCTGGTCTCCGGCCTGCTGCTGGTCATCGCCCTGATGCTGGTGGTGGTCCAGCGGGTACTGGTCTTCTTCTCCCGGCGCGCCCTGGGGAGCGACTACGAGCCGGCGGACCACCCCCGGCTCGATCGGGCCCTCCTGGCGCTGATGGTGGTCTACTGGGTGCTGGCCATCCTCTCCCTCCGGGGCGAGGCCACCGCCGTGGCGGCCGGGGCACTGGCGCTCCTCCACGCCCTGCGCTGGGGGCGCTGGTTCCGACCCGGGATCCTGGCCCATCCGCTGCTGGCCGTCCTCTACGCCGGCTATGCCTGGATCATCGCCGGCCTCGCCCTCCACGCCGCCGGGATCGCCCTGGGCTGGCCGCTCTCCCCGGCCCTGCATGCCTTCGGCGCCGGCGCCATCGCCACCATGACCGCCGGCATGATGGTCCGCGTGACCCTGGGCCACACTGGCCGGGACGTCCTGGCCCCGCCCCGCTGGCCGGCGCTGGCCTTCGGTCTGGTTGGCCTCGCCGCCCTGGTGCGGGTGGTCGCGCCGCTGGCCACGCCCGAGCTCTGGGTGCCGGCCATGGCCACGGCCCAGGCCCTGTGGCTGGCGGCTTTCGGCCTGCTGCTGGCCGGCCTC